The following are from one region of the Blastocatellia bacterium genome:
- the chrA gene encoding chromate efflux transporter: MNAESQAQTTVSFWEAFRYWLKLGFINFGGPAGQIAMMHRDLVDRRRWISEARFLHALNFCMLLPGPEAQQLAIYIGWLMHRTAGGVVAGVFFVIPSIFVLLGLTYVYAAYGNIPAVAALLAGFKPVVVAIVVEAIMKIGSRALKGWAHVAIAAAAFVAIYFLRVPFPLIVIVAGLIGLTGARLWPSLFAARGMKEARAGDHSPSSDAQTAPPVIEDDAPQAAHTLASRSRTLKILAAGVILWLLPFAALVWWRGWESVQAKEYRFFTQAAFVTFGGAYAVLAYVTQTTVNSFGWLTHAQAVDGLALAETTPGPLIMVLQFIGFMAGWNNAQGMNQAASGVLGALVTTYTTFLPCFFYIFIGGPYIERLRGNQRLTAALSGVTAAVVGVILNLAVVFGVAVIWPAGWRGGINWFAAALSVVAFLALYRFKVDVLWVVLAGGLIGLAYSLL, translated from the coding sequence GTGAACGCAGAATCGCAGGCACAAACGACGGTCTCTTTCTGGGAAGCGTTTCGCTACTGGCTGAAGCTCGGCTTCATCAACTTCGGCGGGCCGGCGGGGCAGATTGCCATGATGCACCGCGACCTGGTAGACCGGCGGCGGTGGATTTCGGAAGCGCGCTTCCTGCACGCCCTGAATTTCTGCATGCTGTTGCCCGGCCCCGAAGCGCAACAATTGGCAATCTACATCGGCTGGCTGATGCACCGCACGGCGGGCGGTGTGGTCGCCGGCGTTTTCTTCGTCATCCCTTCGATCTTCGTGCTGTTGGGGCTGACCTACGTGTATGCGGCTTATGGGAATATCCCTGCGGTCGCGGCGCTGCTTGCGGGCTTTAAGCCGGTCGTCGTCGCCATCGTCGTCGAAGCCATAATGAAGATTGGCAGTCGCGCCTTGAAAGGCTGGGCGCACGTTGCCATTGCGGCGGCGGCATTCGTGGCGATCTACTTTCTGCGCGTCCCCTTCCCGCTGATTGTCATCGTCGCCGGCTTGATTGGCTTGACCGGCGCGCGGCTGTGGCCTTCGCTCTTTGCCGCAAGAGGTATGAAAGAAGCCCGAGCCGGTGATCACTCGCCATCCAGCGACGCGCAGACGGCGCCGCCGGTCATCGAAGACGACGCGCCGCAAGCCGCACACACGCTCGCCTCACGCAGTCGCACGCTGAAGATACTCGCCGCTGGCGTCATACTATGGCTGCTGCCATTTGCGGCGCTCGTCTGGTGGCGCGGCTGGGAGAGCGTGCAAGCGAAGGAGTATCGCTTCTTCACGCAGGCGGCCTTCGTGACCTTCGGCGGCGCCTATGCGGTGCTGGCTTATGTGACGCAGACGACGGTCAATTCATTCGGCTGGCTCACCCACGCGCAGGCGGTTGACGGGCTGGCGCTGGCAGAAACGACGCCCGGCCCGCTCATCATGGTTTTGCAATTCATCGGCTTCATGGCCGGTTGGAATAACGCGCAGGGCATGAATCAAGCGGCGAGCGGCGTGCTGGGGGCGCTGGTGACGACCTACACAACTTTTCTTCCGTGCTTCTTTTACATTTTTATCGGCGGGCCATACATCGAACGATTGCGCGGCAACCAACGGCTGACCGCGGCGCTCAGCGGCGTCACGGCGGCGGTCGTCGGCGTGATCTTAAACCTGGCCGTCGTCTTCGGCGTGGCGGTGATCTGGCCGGCAGGCTGGCGCGGCGGCATCAACTGGTTCGCCGCCGCGCTGAGCGTCGTCGCCTTCCTCGCGCTCTACCGATTCAAAGTGGATGTGCTGTGGGTAGTTCTAGCCGGGGGGCTCATCGGCCTCGCCTACAGCCTGCTATGA